Sequence from the Coleofasciculus sp. FACHB-1120 genome:
AAATTAGTAGAGAGTTTGTAGGGTGGTTTATACCACCTTATTTTTTTTGTGTAGCTATATTTGCCCCAACGCTACCACCGCATTCTGCCCCCCAAAACCAAAGCTGAAACAAAGCACCTGTTTAATTTCACCTTGACGCGGTACCGTGACTAAATCTAAATCAAATTCTGGTTCCTTTAACCCCACGCACGGTGGCAATATCTGATGCTTCAATGCCATTAGGGAGAAAGCGACACCTAAGGCTCCCGATGCTCCCAGTGTATGACCTGTGGCTCCCTTCGTAGAACTGACCGGCACCGTTTGGGGAAATAAATACTCAATTAGCTGCGCCTCATTTTGGTCATTGAGTTGGGTAGCGGTACCGTGAGCGTGAATGTAATCAATGTCCGCAAGGGAAAGGTTGCTGCGATCGCAACATTGCTTTACCGCCGCGATCGCACTCCAACTTCCTGGCTCTGGCGCATTTGAATGATAAGCATCTGATGTCAAGCCAAATCCCAGGACTTGACCATAAATCCGTGCTGAGCGACACTTTGCCAATTCTGCGGATTCTAGTACCAAGACGGCTCCCCCCTCTCCCAAGGCTAAGCCTTCTCGCCGCCGCTCAAAAGGATAAGCACCCGTTTGAGCTAAAGCGCCCATCTGCTGAAACCCTGTCAGGGTCAGCGGTGTAATCGGTGCTTCCACTGCCCCAGCAATGACTCGCTGACAGTGCCCAGTTTGCAAGAGCGAAGCGGCTTGCGCGATCGCCCAAATTCCAGTTGCACAAGCCGCCATTGGTGCCAAGACTGACCCAGTTGCCCCGATTTGACGAGCGGCTGCGATCGCGTTCATGTGGGGCAGTGTCTCCAAAAAAGCCTGGGTTGGCAGGTGTTTGCATAGCCGCGATTTTACTGGTTCGGCATCCTGATAAAACTCCCGCGCCAATTTCTCCCAAGATGCCTGATAGGAGCGACTCGAACCAATGACGACTCCACAGTCGGGCAAAGGCGAAACTAAACCAGCATCTTCCAGCGCCATAGCAACAACCCGCTGAGTCAGGGTTGCTAACTCAGCGGGTTGTTTGCCGATCAGTCCTAAGGGTCGGGGAGCAAGTTCTGGAAA
This genomic interval carries:
- a CDS encoding beta-ketoacyl-ACP synthase, with translation MEIVVTGIGLVSALGNSLQTSWQRLIAGQTGIQLYQPFPELAPRPLGLIGKQPAELATLTQRVVAMALEDAGLVSPLPDCGVVIGSSRSYQASWEKLAREFYQDAEPVKSRLCKHLPTQAFLETLPHMNAIAAARQIGATGSVLAPMAACATGIWAIAQAASLLQTGHCQRVIAGAVEAPITPLTLTGFQQMGALAQTGAYPFERRREGLALGEGGAVLVLESAELAKCRSARIYGQVLGFGLTSDAYHSNAPEPGSWSAIAAVKQCCDRSNLSLADIDYIHAHGTATQLNDQNEAQLIEYLFPQTVPVSSTKGATGHTLGASGALGVAFSLMALKHQILPPCVGLKEPEFDLDLVTVPRQGEIKQVLCFSFGFGGQNAVVALGQI